In Vibrio sp. 10N, the following proteins share a genomic window:
- a CDS encoding aminotransferase class V-fold PLP-dependent enzyme, whose protein sequence is MNKEDQNKEGVSVNRRNFIKGGASVAIAGIGSTMFSSASAADELDSHWQLGSYSNDEEFWDDVRSQFILDESTTYMNIGTTGSMPKQVLKNFHKNNKTVAKYPWDMDNKFGSWPYVSDMVNDIAASFGAEPHEIILSRNTTDGLCSIINGLNLQPGDVILTTHHEHVAAVSPLNVVRERFGVEIVEIQLPVFTGSEKVKERDYVKAFRKAIKEHSNVKLITFSHITYKTGTRLPAKQICELATKHQIPTLVDGAHTIGMLDLDFHDMDCDFYAGSGHKWQCGPGATGILYVRDNMNRLKEWSNGEKPYWAINSSLGHLDFFGSQLQLQYIGNDNYPAKQALVDSCKMWDDIGRDRIEKRVLELGSLCKELLQEALPNAYMFSPNEKGLTSGLTTFNPFELEDKELLTEFRDRLREDYGYIIRTTDFKLYKDDTTDANALRISTHLFHNEEDVRGLVSAIRDLYEYMV, encoded by the coding sequence ATGAATAAAGAAGACCAAAACAAGGAAGGCGTCTCAGTCAATCGTCGTAATTTCATCAAAGGTGGTGCAAGTGTAGCCATCGCGGGTATTGGCAGCACAATGTTCAGTTCAGCGTCAGCGGCGGATGAACTAGATAGCCACTGGCAATTGGGCAGCTACTCGAATGATGAAGAGTTTTGGGATGACGTTCGCTCTCAATTTATTCTCGATGAGTCGACAACTTACATGAACATTGGCACAACAGGTTCAATGCCTAAGCAGGTTTTGAAAAACTTCCATAAAAACAATAAAACGGTTGCCAAATACCCGTGGGATATGGATAACAAGTTCGGTAGTTGGCCATATGTCTCTGATATGGTCAATGACATTGCAGCAAGCTTTGGTGCTGAGCCTCATGAGATCATTCTAAGTCGCAATACCACCGATGGACTGTGTTCTATTATTAACGGATTAAACCTTCAGCCGGGTGACGTTATTCTTACCACGCATCACGAGCACGTCGCTGCCGTATCTCCGTTGAACGTTGTTCGAGAAAGGTTTGGTGTCGAAATTGTTGAGATACAATTACCCGTCTTCACTGGCAGCGAGAAAGTCAAAGAGCGTGACTACGTTAAAGCGTTCCGTAAAGCAATTAAAGAACATTCAAACGTTAAGCTGATTACTTTTTCACACATTACATATAAAACGGGCACCAGATTACCTGCCAAGCAAATTTGTGAATTAGCGACAAAACATCAAATTCCAACTCTTGTCGATGGTGCTCATACCATTGGTATGCTTGATCTCGACTTCCATGACATGGATTGTGACTTTTATGCAGGGTCGGGCCATAAATGGCAATGTGGACCTGGTGCTACAGGTATACTTTACGTCAGAGATAATATGAACCGTTTGAAGGAATGGTCAAATGGCGAAAAGCCTTACTGGGCCATCAACTCGTCACTGGGTCATCTTGACTTTTTTGGTAGCCAACTTCAGCTCCAATATATTGGTAATGACAATTATCCTGCTAAGCAAGCATTAGTCGACAGTTGCAAAATGTGGGATGACATTGGCCGTGATCGTATTGAAAAACGCGTTTTAGAACTGGGGTCTTTATGTAAAGAGCTACTGCAAGAAGCGCTACCTAACGCTTACATGTTTTCCCCTAACGAAAAAGGCTTAACGAGTGGATTGACGACCTTTAATCCGTTTGAGCTTGAAGACAAAGAGCTGCTTACGGAGTTTAGAGATCGTTTAAGAGAAGATTACGGCTATATTATCCGCACCACGGATTTTAAATTGTACAAAGACGATACCACAGACGCCAATGCACTGCGGATCTCTACCCATCTCTTCCATAATGAAGAGGATGTGAGAGGTCTTGTCTCTGCTATTCGTGATTTGTATGAGTACATGGTCTAA
- a CDS encoding MBL fold metallo-hydrolase, translating into MKIHQISGYIQQIYLAEYPDKLLLLDGASRADVGTILRYIRDELNRPIADLKAIVVTHMHPDHAGAAHRLKALTGAEIVSSGQPKAWYAGVDGVVMHLTDLVLAWYMASRMGKPKRNLWYRRKLNVDHVVSDGDTLPYFEDWQVLTTPGHTDRDISVYNAKQSTVYVADLMVEVKQRLIAPFPVFHPNQYRSSIDKVYKLNAEQVLLAHRGPVSFDEEAKQHILETAPIRPVTHWRVTKIKLKSLVKSLLARG; encoded by the coding sequence ATGAAAATCCATCAGATTTCAGGTTATATCCAACAGATCTATCTCGCTGAGTATCCAGATAAATTGCTGTTACTGGACGGTGCAAGCCGTGCCGATGTCGGGACAATTTTACGCTATATTCGAGACGAACTGAATCGTCCTATCGCGGATCTCAAAGCCATAGTTGTCACGCACATGCACCCCGACCACGCGGGAGCGGCTCATAGGTTGAAAGCGTTAACCGGCGCAGAAATTGTCTCCAGTGGTCAGCCAAAAGCTTGGTATGCGGGAGTTGATGGGGTGGTCATGCACCTAACGGATTTGGTTTTAGCCTGGTATATGGCAAGTCGAATGGGCAAGCCGAAACGTAACTTGTGGTATCGACGTAAACTCAATGTTGATCATGTAGTCAGTGACGGTGACACTTTGCCGTATTTTGAAGATTGGCAGGTGCTCACGACTCCAGGTCATACAGATCGTGATATTTCAGTATACAACGCCAAGCAGTCAACGGTTTATGTGGCGGATCTTATGGTGGAAGTAAAGCAGCGTCTAATCGCCCCTTTTCCTGTTTTTCACCCCAACCAATATCGAAGTTCGATCGACAAAGTATATAAGCTCAATGCCGAGCAGGTGTTGCTTGCTCATCGAGGCCCAGTTTCATTTGATGAAGAGGCCAAGCAACATATCCTGGAAACAGCGCCAATAAGGCCGGTAACCCATTGGCGCGTGACCAAGATTAAACTTAAAAGCTTGGTTAAGTCTTTGCTCGCAAGAGGTTAG
- a CDS encoding transporter substrate-binding domain-containing protein, whose translation MKISKLHRKTLGMAVVFSLSLASSLSFSMDLDEVKKRGVLRHLGVSYANFVSYIDQNDLQYLSGLDVEIMQGFAKSLDLEYQYVPADWNNVFGKLTGQNTQFTNNQLVFGEKTPIEGDVIANGVTILEWRTQIADFSDDYFPSGVWLIAKSDSAMKPIHPSGEISQDIAQVKTLMRGKDVLAMEHSCLDPNLYNLYETGANIILPVEQRKLNEMVPAVLNSDAESTLLDVPDTLIALEKWPGQIKVIGPVSEDQRMGAVFRKESPKLRQAFNQYLLKIRKDGTYEQLVEKYYPSVFYFYGDYFKDNSQSQL comes from the coding sequence ATGAAAATAAGCAAATTACATCGAAAAACACTTGGTATGGCGGTGGTGTTTTCACTCAGCCTTGCTTCCTCTTTGAGCTTTTCAATGGATTTAGACGAAGTGAAAAAGAGAGGCGTTTTACGCCACTTGGGTGTCAGTTATGCCAACTTCGTCTCTTACATTGATCAAAATGATCTTCAGTACCTAAGCGGACTCGATGTTGAAATCATGCAAGGGTTTGCCAAGTCATTAGACTTGGAATATCAGTATGTTCCTGCTGACTGGAACAACGTCTTTGGAAAACTGACCGGTCAAAATACTCAATTTACCAATAACCAACTCGTTTTCGGTGAAAAAACACCAATAGAAGGTGACGTCATAGCCAATGGCGTCACTATTTTGGAGTGGCGAACTCAAATTGCAGACTTTTCTGATGATTACTTCCCTTCGGGTGTATGGTTAATTGCAAAGTCAGATTCTGCGATGAAGCCTATCCACCCATCAGGCGAAATTTCACAAGATATTGCTCAGGTAAAAACGCTCATGCGTGGTAAAGATGTACTCGCTATGGAGCACTCTTGTTTGGATCCTAATCTATACAATCTTTATGAAACAGGAGCGAACATCATTTTGCCTGTTGAGCAGCGAAAGCTAAATGAAATGGTGCCCGCAGTGCTCAATAGTGATGCCGAAAGCACTTTGCTCGATGTTCCGGACACATTAATTGCTTTAGAGAAATGGCCTGGGCAAATCAAAGTTATCGGTCCGGTGTCTGAAGACCAGCGAATGGGGGCCGTTTTTAGAAAAGAATCCCCAAAACTGAGGCAGGCATTTAATCAATATTTATTAAAAATTAGAAAAGATGGCACTTACGAACAACTTGTTGAAAAGTACTACCCATCGGTTTTCTATTTTTATGGTGATTACTTTAAGGACAATAGTCAATCACAGTTATGA
- a CDS encoding glycerophosphodiester phosphodiesterase family protein produces the protein MSVIYVGHRGVAGTHPENTMVSVQQAHTLGLQWIEVDVQPTKDDVLVVCHDHTVNRCSDGKGRVDALTMQQLSTLDFGNWKGEAFQHEPIMTLSQLLDYCNENNMCINIEVKVDRHDPLHVVSLLRSELEQHPINKERLIVSSFSADVMQALYDANLNVRLGVLTKRLNRKAIATIQNVNAFSCHLDYKWLTANHINMLRELEVEIWCYTVNNPKSFKHLDKVDAIFTDYPTRFLTSD, from the coding sequence ATGAGTGTCATTTATGTGGGTCATAGAGGTGTAGCTGGAACGCACCCAGAAAACACCATGGTTAGTGTTCAACAGGCGCACACGCTAGGATTACAATGGATTGAAGTGGATGTTCAGCCCACCAAAGACGATGTATTGGTGGTCTGTCATGACCACACTGTGAACCGATGCAGTGATGGCAAAGGGAGAGTCGATGCACTGACGATGCAGCAGCTAAGCACCCTGGATTTTGGTAACTGGAAGGGCGAGGCCTTTCAACACGAACCTATCATGACATTATCTCAGTTGTTGGATTATTGTAATGAAAACAACATGTGTATCAATATAGAGGTGAAAGTTGATCGCCACGACCCGCTTCATGTCGTGTCGCTGCTGCGCTCTGAGCTGGAACAACACCCAATTAACAAAGAACGCCTTATTGTCTCAAGCTTCAGTGCTGATGTAATGCAAGCGCTCTATGATGCCAACTTAAACGTACGCCTCGGGGTACTCACCAAACGTCTAAACCGAAAAGCCATCGCCACTATTCAAAACGTTAACGCTTTCAGCTGTCATCTAGACTACAAGTGGCTCACCGCGAACCATATCAATATGCTGCGCGAACTTGAGGTGGAGATATGGTGCTATACTGTCAACAATCCCAAGTCATTCAAGCACCTCGATAAAGTAGACGCCATCTTTACCGATTACCCTACACGGTTTCTAACGTCCGACTAA
- a CDS encoding lipocalin family protein yields MKRLGHYFLLSISVFLLGCTGMPETVKPVTNFELDRYLGKWYEVARLDHSFERGLDNVSATYSLNEDGSVKVLNRGWDTEDLEWSEAEGKAKFVESEDIAHLKVSFFGPFYGSYVVYYLEPDYSVALVSGYNSDYFWILSRTPTIEASQLEQYVERAKSAGFATDSLIFPNHDKAKVN; encoded by the coding sequence ATGAAACGACTTGGTCATTATTTTCTGCTTTCCATTAGCGTGTTCCTTTTGGGCTGCACTGGTATGCCAGAGACGGTTAAACCCGTAACCAACTTTGAGCTCGACCGATACCTAGGCAAATGGTATGAAGTCGCGAGACTAGACCACAGCTTTGAGCGCGGTCTAGATAATGTATCTGCGACCTACTCACTTAATGAAGACGGCAGCGTTAAAGTGCTCAACCGTGGTTGGGATACAGAGGATCTAGAGTGGTCAGAAGCGGAAGGCAAAGCTAAGTTTGTAGAGTCTGAGGACATTGCTCATCTGAAAGTATCCTTTTTTGGACCTTTCTATGGAAGTTATGTTGTCTACTACTTAGAACCTGATTACTCAGTGGCATTGGTAAGCGGCTACAACTCTGATTATTTTTGGATCCTGTCAAGAACACCGACGATTGAAGCCAGTCAGCTTGAGCAATATGTCGAGCGTGCGAAAAGCGCCGGATTTGCTACCGATAGTTTGATCTTCCCAAATCACGATAAAGCAAAAGTGAACTAA
- a CDS encoding DUF2726 domain-containing protein yields MFEIFIIFALLVGFSMVALKYFVKQEDTKSYQYKVKGPILSSAQTAFYNALKEAVGEHGVILTKVSMANVVTPQQTKSKKQWFIANNVIAKSYFDFVVCDPRTMQPRVIIEYDNGQKLHKGKIERQRLIMQVCKSANIPLIGASVKLSYQVGKIRRLLAAHIDLIEPDKEVRFCKRCGSPMTIKTAMQGEFKGRRFFTCSRQPLCQYTENYNVVFDDEESA; encoded by the coding sequence ATGTTTGAGATTTTTATTATCTTTGCTCTGCTGGTGGGCTTTTCCATGGTTGCGCTTAAATATTTTGTGAAACAGGAAGATACCAAGTCCTATCAGTACAAAGTGAAAGGCCCAATTTTGTCATCAGCACAAACCGCTTTTTATAACGCATTAAAAGAGGCGGTGGGGGAGCATGGGGTGATTTTAACCAAAGTCAGCATGGCCAATGTGGTGACTCCTCAACAAACAAAGAGCAAGAAGCAGTGGTTTATTGCTAATAATGTCATCGCTAAAAGCTACTTTGATTTTGTAGTCTGTGACCCAAGAACGATGCAGCCACGCGTGATCATTGAATATGATAATGGCCAGAAATTGCATAAAGGCAAAATTGAACGCCAGCGATTGATTATGCAAGTATGTAAATCAGCTAACATTCCATTAATCGGTGCTTCGGTGAAACTGAGCTATCAAGTGGGTAAAATTCGCCGCTTGCTCGCCGCACACATCGATTTGATTGAACCGGATAAAGAAGTGCGTTTTTGTAAACGTTGCGGCAGTCCAATGACGATCAAGACTGCAATGCAAGGTGAGTTTAAAGGTCGACGCTTTTTCACATGTAGCCGTCAACCACTGTGCCAGTATACAGAGAACTATAATGTGGTGTTTGACGATGAGGAATCGGCATAA